In Oryza sativa Japonica Group chromosome 2, ASM3414082v1, the following are encoded in one genomic region:
- the LOC4328298 gene encoding trans-Golgi network-localized SYP41-interacting protein 1: MDRKGGGGGGGNRNRTDLLAAGRQKLQQFRKKKEKRGPGKKAEAKADAAEAEEGSSKSGADAEEAMPEPKSPVGLKLLAGEGGASHRTPFEEAARSQVEQCNGQGPDTAESCDVDNADVLPVQEGGDGGGNAQDVGVSEHGSLEHVNPGPGDGEGATIPVTGADGSGLLIEGAQPVEMDVDEKLPDNSLKENTELCTSSQGDIADDNGDSQAEEHQQVEMYPVERPTSSDSKEITDIIGHSQDIGAGNTNKGEGRARETEIDVSGMPSGAVVECEGELNVRASHEASESTSREDTDKEADALGEEAAVQEDPGVANATEGVVTVDDLSLHAKSIGAVSLPPHKEIDQALLARDISQDMAPYHLEDIQRHLYLATMSRDFLQLQMDESADLNTDDTPQSSNEVINLQVLLEETEKSKLAVCEELQQCRHELSDMNTVKEELELTVASLTDRINTSNNKCEHLEFELQSSKENTQQILNELAGCRAMLEALQKENLELTATLTFEKEARKEVEEQREHLCSENKRVLSNLSDLELSLASLKEEMNDGSNRCADLECELRSTKENMERTLVELASCRNSLETLQNDNLELSANSSFEKEAIKKLEEDNLCLSNEKQGLLLDLSETKEELHLSYAKHEHLESHARDMETYFGQLTEQLIEENIYTSTSVDIYQTITKELYAKCNVVLGEARNAHQDNEACLDSSEIIVENVERETTSPELIGHDDNQRPLLVAENDSCNSTALQSLKGHLKVAKGDLRDLQKLVERISSRSDGRVLVSKLIQSFESKGNQEDLGMSEGEHDNLRKLTQEMICRLVEKLKAMTSDIAKTEEYVAELCNRIELSVKFMSQHEAEIEHTAVLVAKMDGFAGKLSNYKDTIDQLVSQVANVHQDADNHAGRLIDQAELLQNDVTERISTLEKERTSLTDVLMEVTDKLSALSKNALPSDLGGSEGLGSLALSSVECAAKLVQNLQEKLEHAQTDNAKLNASLVELKTAHSDVQERSKHAHGIVKKMYISLQELLFNSLGNPDESGVEYNAEEPIEALFSQYGDIVEHLKSLLHERQYLLSKNTDLESRLLSKCEETEALSSSLTKSMNDFSLLNEELKSVSTSRIEAQDELHGRCLAIAEKMVHRSTSHSSTVLSSMEMSSKANHILTTLLPCIEEGVASYIEEFENMAEEIRLSKICLQESNIIGQSSSEKWSVSLPVLIKEEIVPIFFDLQGRIDQLSTLNIQLETEVPVLRDGLTKLDSALETSRAELQKKVFELEQSEQKLSSVKEKLSIAVAKGKGLIVQRDSLKQTLLEKSGELEKLAHELQSKDSLLIELEAKIKSYADADRIEALESELSYIRNSATALRDSFLQKDSVLQRIEEVLEDLDLPENFHFRDIVEKIELLSKMAVGASFTVPDGNKQSSVDGNSESGAAIDSINDEQNSNSNSGAEEIKIKYDELHRRFYELAEHNNMLEQSLVERNNLIQKWEEVLGQISIPQQFRMLEPEDRIAWLGNRLLEVEHERDALHLKIEHLEDSSEMLISDLEESHKRISELSAEIVAVKAEKEFFSQSLEKLRFDFLGLSEKAVQDEFVRDNLRKDLAELQEKLAEKTEESKLYHDMEMEIKKLMDLVRDALQDDSNTEIPSGAGVGAAVLCLGSLLSRLIDGYKTHLSESTVRSSAEMETLSETKISKDASTSERGMEEKEMALNTLSGELEHTRNSLALVEQQRDEAVEKTQLLTIELETLRAQIDQLQGDGAEQMNRYQSLMLELESMTKQRDDLQEKLGQEEQKCTSLREKLNVAVRKGKGLVQHRDSLKQTMEEMNTMIEKLKVERKQHIESLESERSSLMGRLAENEKSLHDATQYLSRLLNSLSTVDIGREFDTDPITKVENFSKFCLDLQNEVKKSKQATELLLAELNEVHERADNLQDELVKAEAALSESFKQNSVVESARADAVRHLERIMHMQSQTKRKQIDHLMELNSTSSQLREIFSELLHHLLNTFSKDVDIINYMESFVKSSDKWMDSTSMVEIPITSNHHLSNSISSKMAHIPNVPLKITLDNADETQILHHLATACHAVADCVNDCNDLKSRIHEHGFSVDRKAADLFNVMSNLQNKFTSQNTELESLRENIIELQSEIKQRDEEILSMRRNLSLLYEACTSSVSEIEGMTGIESGDHSCSVVQNHLSADDHIKSVVNQLVAAIKTTQNSNEGNTKELKATVLELQQELQEKHIQISTISAELASQVKEAESSAKQLSVELENARMEIHNLEKHSEMLLNQKKNLETQVSELKDMEAVAHDQHGRIKDLSDELSKKDQEIEGLMQALDEEERELEVLENKSNDLEKMLQEKEFALKSLEVSRTKALTKLATTVDKFDELHSLSESLLAEVENLQSQLQERDSEISFLRQEITRSTNELLTTEESNKKYSSQINDFTKWLETALLQFSVHCDSTNDYECTQVPVYMDMLEKKIGSLISESDELRVTLQSKDSLLQAERTRMEELLRKSEALESSLSQKDSQIGLLRRDRTSGQPSRFINLPGTSEIEQVNEKVSPAAVVTQIRGARKVNTDQVAIDVEVKDKPLDDEDDDKAHGFKSLTMSHIVPKFTRPISDRIDGMWVSGDRLLMRQPTLRLGVLLYWIVLHALLASFI; the protein is encoded by the exons ATGGAtcgcaagggcggcggcggcggtggcgggaacAGGAACCGCACTGATCTCCTCGCTGCTGGGCGTCAGAAG CTGCAGCAGTtcaggaagaagaaggagaagaggggTCCTGGTAAGAAGGCCGAAGCCAAGGCGGATGCGGCGGAGGCTGAGGAGGGCTCGTCGAAGTCGGGGGCAGACGCGGAGGAGGCCATGCCGGAGCCGAAATCTCCCGTTGGATTGAAGTTGCTCGCCGGTGAGGGCGGTGCTAGTCATCGCACGCCGTTTGAG GAAGCGGCGAGGTCGCAGGTGGAGCAATGCAATGGGCAGGGGCCTGATACCGCGGAGTCCTGCGATGTGGATAATGCCGATGTCTTGCCTGTACAGGagggtggtgatggtggtggtaaTGCACAGGATGTAGGTGTAAGTGAACATGGCAGTTTAGAGCATGTAAACCCTGGACCAGGTGATGGCGAAGGTGCAACGATCCCGGTTACCGGTGCAGATGGTTCTGGCCTTCTTATAGAAGGAGCTCAGCCAGTGGAGATGGATGTTGATGAGAAACTGCCAGATAATAGTTTAAAGGAAAACACGGAGCTGTGCACATCTTCCCAAGGTGACATAGCTGATGATAATGGCGACAGCCAAGCAGAGGAACACCAGCAGGTGGAGATGTACCCTGTTGAGAGGCCGACCAGTTCTGATTCCAAAGAAATTACAGATATCATTGGTCACTCTCAAGACATTGGAGCTGGTAATACTAATAAGGGGGAAGGAAGGGCTAGAGAAACGGAGATTGATGTTTCTGGGATGCCATCTGGTGCTGTGGTAGAGTGTGAAGGAGAATTGAATGTTAGAGCTTCACATGAGGCTTCTGAGAGTACTTCAAGAGAAGACACTGACAAGGAAGCTGATGCACTGGGGGAAGAAGCTGCTGTTCAAGAAGATCCAGGTGTGGCAAATGCTACAGAGGGAGTTGTCACGGTAGATGATTTGAGTTTACATGCTAAGTCAATTGGGGCAGTCTCTCTTCCTCCGCATAAGGAGATTGACCAAGCTTTACTTGCACGTGATATATCACAAGACATGGCGCCATACCATTTAGAGGATATCCAGAGGCATCTCTACTTGGCAACTATGTCAAGGGATTTTCTCCAGCTGCAGATGGATGAGAGTGCAGACCTGAATACAGATGATACACCACAGTCTTCTAATGAAGTCATCAATCTCCAGGTACTACTAGAAGAGACTGAAAAAAGCAAGCTAGCTGTCTGTGAAGAGCTTCAGCAATGTAGACATGAGCTCTCGGACATGAATACTGTGAAGGAAGAACTTGAACTAACTGTAGCTTCTCTGACAGACAGAATCAATACTAGCAACAATAAATGCGAACATCTGGAGTTTGAGTTACAGTCCTCCAAGGAGAACACACAACAAATTCTGAATGAGTTAGCTGGTTGCAGAGCAATGCTGGAAGCTCTACAGAAGGAGAACCTGGAGCTAACTGCGactcttacttttgagaaagaaGCTAGAAAGGAAGTTGAGGAGCAGCGGGAGCATCTGTGTAGTGAAAACAAAAGGGTTTTGTCAAATCTGTCTGACCTTGAACTTAGTTTAGCTTCTTTGAAAGAGGAAATGAATGATGGCAGTAATAGATGTGCAGATTTAGAGTGTGAACTGCGTTCCACCAAGGAGAACATGGAACGTACTTTGGTTGAATTAGCAAGTTGCAGGAATTCGTTGGAAACACTGCAAAATGATAATTTGGAGTTATCTGCAAATTCTTCCTTTGAAAAAGAAGCAATCAAGAAACTTGAGGAGGACAATTTATGTCTATCTAATGAAAAGCAGGGCCTTTTATTAGATTTGTCTGAAACAAAGGAGGAGCTGCATCTTTCATATGCCAAACATGAGCATCTTGAGTCGCACGCCAGAGATATGGAAACATACTTTGGACAACTTACGGAGCAATTAATTGAAGAAAATATTTACACAAGTACCAGCGTCGATATTTATCAAACTATAACCAAAGAGTTGTATGCTAAGTGCAATGTTGTGCTGGGTGAAGCCCGGAATGCACATCAAGACAATGAGGCCTGTCTGGACTCATCAGAAATCATTGTTGAAAATGTGGAAAGAGAAACCACAAGTCCTGAATTAATTGGACATGATGATAATCAGCGTCCGCTTCTAGTCGCTGAGAATGACTCATGTAACTCTACTGCTTTACAGTCACTGAAAGGCCATCTGAAGGTCGCTAAAGGTGATTTGCGTGACCTTCAAAAGTTAGTAGAGAGGATTTCTTCTCGGTCTGATGGACGTGTGCTGGTATCAAAGCTCATTCAGTCCTTTGAGTCAAAAGGAAATCAGGAAGATCTTGGGATGTCTGAGGGAGAGCATGACAATTTAAGAAAATTAACTCAGGAGATGATATGCCGCCTTGTGGAGAAGTTGAAGGCTATGACGTCAGACATTGCAAAGACAGAAGAATATGTGGCTGAGCTGTGCAACAGAATAGAACTTTCTGTGAAGTTTATGTCACAGCATGAAGCAGAAATAGAGCATACTGCAGTTCTTGTGGCCAAAATGGATGGGTTTGCTGGTAAGCTGAGCAACTACAAGGACACAATTGATCAACTGGTTAGTCAAGTTGCTAATGTACACCAGGATGCAGATAATCATGCTGGAAGGCTCATTGATCAAGCAGAACTTTTGCagaatgatgtgactgaaaggATTTCCACTCTTGAGAAGGAAAGGACGTCCTTGACAGATGTGCTCATGGAAGTAACCGATAAGCTCAGCGCTTTGAGTAAAAATGCACTTCCTAGTGATTTGGGTGGGAGTGAAGGTCTTGGCTCTCTTGCTTTGAGTTCTGTGGAATGCGCTGCTAAGTTAGTTCAAAATCTTCAGGAGAAACTAGAGCATGCTCAAACTGACAATGCTAAGCTTAATGCTTCTCTGGTGGAGCTCAAAACTGCACACTCTGATGTTCAAGAAAGGAGTAAACATGCACATGGAATTGTCAAGAAAATGTACATTTCCCTGCAGGAACTTCTATTCAACTCATTGGGAAATCCAGATGAATCAGGTGTCGAATACAATGCTGAAGAACCAATAGAAGCTCTTTTTAGTCAATATGGAGACATTGTTGAGCATTTGAAGAGTTTATTGCACGAGCGGCAATATTTGCTATCAAAGAATACTGACCTAGAGTCAAGATTGTTGAGCAAATGTGAAGAAACTGAAGCTCTCAGCAGTTCTCTGACAAAAAGTATGAACGATTTTAGCTTGCTGAACGAGGAGCTTAAATCGGTTTCTACAAGTAGAATTGAAGCGCAGGATGAACTGCATGGTAGATGCCTCGCTATAGCAGAAAAAATGGTTCATCGTTCCACAAGCCATTCATCAACAGTACTTTCTTCGATGGAAATGTCCAGCAAGGCAAACCATATTCTTACTACATTATTGCCATGTATTGAGGAGGGTGTGGCTTCATACATTgaagaatttgaaaatatggcAGAAGAAATCCGCTTATCAAAGATCTGTTTGCAAGAAAGCAATATTATTGGCCAAAGTTCATCTGAAAAGTGGTCAGTGTCCTTGCCTGTGTTGATCAAAGAGGAAATTGTACCCATATTTTTTGACCTGCAGGGTAGAATTGATCAGCTCAGCACGTTAAACATTCAGCTAGAAACTGAAGTTCCAGTCCTGAGGGATGGCTTGACAAAGCTGGATAGTGCTCTCGAAACTTCACGTGCTGAACTTCAGAAGAAGGTTTTTGAACTTGAACAATCAGAGCAGAAACTTTCTTCTGTCAAGGAAAAGCTTAGCATCGCTGTTGCAAAAGGTAAGGGATTGATAGTTCAGCGGGACAGCCTTAAGCAGACCCTGTTGGAAAAGTCTGGGGAGCTTGAGAAGCTTGCACATGAACTGCAGTCAAAGGATTCATTGCTGATAGAGTTGGAAGCCAAGATCAAGTCCTATGCGGATGCAGATCGAATTGAAGCTTTGGAGTCAGAGCTCTCTTACATACGGAATTCAGCCACTGCTTTAAGGGACTCATTCCTCCAAAAGGATTCTGTTCTTCAGAGAATTGAAGAAGTGTTAGAAGATCTAGATTTGCCAGAGAATTTTCATTTTAGAGATATAGTAGAAAAAATAGAACTTCTGTCAAAGATGGCTGTTGGTGCTTCTTTTACTGTACCTGATGGTAATAAACAATCATCTGTGGATGGGAATTCTGAGTCTGGTGCGGCCATTGATAGTATAAATGATGAACAaaactcaaattcaaattcaggggcagaagaaataaaaataaaatacgaTGAGCTACATAGGAGATTCTATGAACTTGCTGAGCACAATAACATGTTGGAACAATCTCTAGTGGAGAGGAACAATCTTATACAGAAATGGGAAGAAGTCCTTGGTCAGATTAGCATCCCCCAGCAGTTCAGGATGCTTGAACCGGAAGATAGAATAGCTTGGTTGGGAAACAGGCTACTGGAGGTTGAGCATGAAAGAGATGCATTACATTTGAAGATTGAGCACCTTGAGGATTCCTCTGAGATGTTAATTTCTGACCTAGAAGAATCACACAAAAGGATTTCTGAACTAAGTGCAGAGATAGTTGCTGTAAAGGCTGAGAAGGAATTCTTCTCACAAAGCCTGGAGAAACTGAGATTTGACTTCCTTGGACTCTCTGAGAAAGCTGTTCAGGATGAGTTTGTCAGAGATAATTTGCGGAAAGATCTAGCTGAACTGCAGGAGAAGTTAGCTGAGAAGACTGAGGAGAGCAAGCTTTACCATGATATGGAAATGGAGATAAAAAAACTTATGGATTTAGTACGAGATGCATTGCAGGATGACAGTAATACTGAAATCCCATCGGGTGCTGGTGTTGGTGCTGCTGTGTTGTGCTTGGGTAGTCTGTTGAGTAGACTTATAGATGGCTATAAGACTCATTTGTCAGAATCAACTGTTCGCAGTTCTGCGGAGATGGAAACACTCTCGGAAACCAAAATATCTAAAGATGCCTCTACATCAGAGAGGGGTATGGAGGAAAAAGAGATGGCATTGAATACTTTGAGTGGTGAGTTAGAACACACTCGCAATAGTCTGGCCTTGGTTGAGCAACAACGTGATGAAGCTGTGGAGAAGACACAATTACTAACAATCGAACTGGAGACTCTACGTGCTCAAATAGACCAGTTGCAGGGAGATGGTGCCGAACAGATGAATAGGTACCAATCTCTTATGCTTGAACTAGAATCAATGACTAAGCAGCGTGATGATCTGCAAGAGAAACTGGGTCAGGAGGAGCAAAAATGCACCTCATTGAGAGAGAAACTAAATGTTGCTGTAAGAAAAGGGAAGGGCCTGGTGCAACATAGAGATAGCCTGAAGCAAACTATGGAAGAGATGAACACTATGATAGAAAAACTAAAAGTTGAAAGGAAACAACACATCGAATCACTTGAATCTGAGAGATCTTCGTTGATGGGTCGATTAGCTGAGAATGAGAAGAGCTTGCATGATGCAACCCAATATCTGAGTAGATTATTAAATTCTCTGAGTACAGTGGATATTGGTAGAGAATTCGATACTGACCCAATCACCAAGGTTGAAAATTTTTCGAAATTTTGCCTTGACCTACAAAATGAAGTGAAGAAATCGAAGCAAGCAACAGAGCTGCTTCTGGCTGAGCTAAATGAAGTTCATGAAAGAGCTGACAACCTGCAGGATGAACTGGTCAAAGCAGAAGCTGCACTGTCGGAATCATTTAAGCAGAACAGTGTTGTAGAGTCTGCTAGAGCTGATGCCGTTCGCCATCTTGAACGTATTATGCATATGCAGTCACAGACAAAAAGGAAACAGATAGATCATTTGATGGAGCTGAACTCCACCAGCAGTCAACTAAGAGAGATCTTCTCTGAACTTTTACATCATCTTCTCAACACTTTCAGTAAGGATGTGGACATTATCAACTACATGGAGAGCTTTGTGAAATCTTCTGATAAATGGATGGACAGCACGAGTATGGTGGAGATACCCATCACATCTAATCATCATTTGTCAAATAGCATAAGCAGCAAG ATGGCTCATATTCCAAATGTTCCACTGAAAATTACGTTGGACAATGCCGATGAAACCCAGATTTTGCATCATCTTGCTACTGCATGCCATGCTGTAGCTGATTGTGTAAATGACTGCAATGATCTCAAAAGTAGGATTCACGAGCATGGTTTTTCAGTTGACCGGAAAGCTGCCGATCTGTTCAATGTTATGTCCAACTTGCAGAACAAATTTACTTCTCAAAATACTGAGTTGGAATCTTTGAGAGAGAATATTATTGAATTACAGTCAGAGATCAAACAGAGAGATGAGGAAATTTTGTCAATGCGCAGAAATTTGAGTTTGCTTTATGAAGCATGCACTAGTTCAGTTTCTGAGATTGAAGGGATGACTGGTATTGAGTCTGGTGACCATAGTTGTTCTGTTGTGCAGAACCATTTATCTGCAGATGACCATATAAAATCAGTAGTTAATCAATTAGTTGCGGCCATAAAGACTACTCAGAACAGTAACGAAGGCAACACAAAGGAACTAAAGGCCACTGTTCTTGAATTGCAGCAGGAGCTTCAAGAAAAACATATCCAAATAAGTACAATCAGTGCAGAACTTGCATCTCAGGTAAAGGAAGCTGAATCTTCTGCGAAGCAGCTATCTGTTGAGCttgaaaatgctagaatggAAATCCACAACTTAGAGAAACACTCTGAAATGTTGCTTAATCAGAAGAAGAATTTAGAGACTCAAGTAAGCGAGCTTAAAGATATGGAGGCAGTGGCACATGATCAGCATGGAAGAATAAAGGACTTGAGTGATGAACTTAGCAAAAAAGACCAAG AGATTGAAGGTTTGATGCAAGCACTTGATGAAGAAGAAAGGGAGCTTGAGGTCTTGGAGAACAAAAGCAATGACTTAGAGAAAATGCTTCAAGAAAAAGAATTCGCTTTAAAGAGTCTTGAAGTTTCTAGGACCAAAGCCTTGACAAAACTTGCAACAACTGTTGACAAGTTTGATGAGTTGCATAGCTTGTCTGAAAGCCTTCTTGCTGAAGTGGAAAACCTACAGTCACAACTGCAAGAGAGAGATTCAGAGATCTCTTTTCTGCGGCAAGAAATCACGAGAAGTACCAATGAACTGCTAACAACTGAAGAGAGCAACAAGAAGTACTCATCTCAGATAAATGATTTTACTAAATGGTTGGAAACTGCACTATTGCAGTTTAGTGTACACTGTGATAGCACGAATGATTATGAATGCACTCAAGTTCCTGTATATATGGATATGTTGGAGAAGAAAATAGGATCTCTGATATCTGAATCAGATGAATTAAGGGTGACCCTGCAAAGTAAAGATTCTTTATTACAGGCTGAGAGAACCAGAATGGAAGAATTGCTGCGTAAATCAGAGGCTCTTGAATCTTCTTTGAGCCAAAAAGATTCTCAGATAGGGTTGCTTCGTCGAGACAGGACATCAGGCCAACCTAGCAGATTTATAAACTTGCCAGGCACTTCAGAGATTGAGCAAGTG AATGAAAAAGTAAGCCCAGCTGCGGTTGTCACTCAGATTCGAGGGGCACGAAAAGTCAATACCGACCAAGTTGCTATTGATGTAGAGGTGAAGGACAAGCCattagatgatgaagatgatgataaAG CACATGGTTTCAAGTCACTGACGATGTCACACATTGTTCCAAAGTTCACTCGACCTATATCAGATAGGATTGATGGAATGTG GGTCTCAGGAGATAGATTGCTCATGAGACAACCAACATTGAGACTTGGCGTTTTGCTATATTGGATTGTGCTGCATGCATTGCTTGCTAGTTTTATTTGA
- the LOC4328299 gene encoding uncharacterized LOC4328299 → MEPLVRSPVTSPPAIAGAASPSPSRSLSRRRAPPDAAAFPKPWVIPSSSVKSAACLQLQQARAPRRCARLLASAAEGGRRGEEGSPASSSDADDQAEALPFLESDSHHTQTSKHGESGGSNSGGSRAGLFRTPISGGVHTATSVHDLPPPARAVRNLMEQARFAHLCTVMSRMHHRRAGYPFGSLVDFAPDPMGHPIFSLSPLAIHTRNLLEDPRCTVVVQVPGWSGLSNARVTIFGDVVPLPADLQEWAHQQYVLKHQQWASHQWGNFYYYKMQTISDIYFIGGFGTVAWLDVKEYEALKPDKIATDGGEQSLKELNAMYSKPLKELLSTEIEVDDAALISIDSKGIDIRVRQGAQFNIQRIAFELHYSVETLEEAKEAIRRILGKSRWHAKF, encoded by the exons ATGGAGCCACTCGTGCGATCCCCCGTcacatcgccgccggcgatcgccggagCAGCGTCGCCATCCCCGTCCCGCTCCCTCTCCCGCAGAAGAGCCCCTCCGGACGCCGCGGCCTTCCCTAAGCCCTGGGTGATCCCTTCCTCCAGCGTCAAATCCGCCGCGTGCTTGCAGCTGCAGCAGGCGCGCGCTCCCCGCCGATGCGCGCGGCTCCTCGCCAGCGCCGCCGAAGGAGGAcgaagaggggaggagggctCTCCGGCCTCCTCCAGTGATGCGGATGACCAGGCGGAAGCCTTGCCCTTCCTCGAG AGTGATAGCCATCATACGCAAACAAGTAAACATGGTGAGAGTGGTGGGAGCAACTCTGGTGGATCTAGAGCCGGCCTATTCAGAACACCAATTTCAGGGGGCGTACACACTGCGACTTCTGTTCATGATTTACCCCCACCGGCTCGAGCTGTTCGCAATCTGATGGAGCAG GCACGGTTTGCTCATCTGTGTACTGTCATGTCTCGGATGCATCATCGACGTGCAGGATACCCGTTTGGTTCTCTAGTGGATTTTGCACCTGATCCAATGGGAC ACCCCATTTTTTCACTGTCCCCTTTAGCCATCCACACAAGGAATCTTCTGGAAGATCCGAGGTGCACAGTCGTTGTACAG GTGCCTGGATGGAGTGGACTGTCAAATGCACGTGTAACAATTTTTGGTGATGTTGTTCCCTTGCCTGCTGACCTGCAG gaatGGGCTCATCAACAGTATGTTTTGAAGCACCAACAGTGGGCATCCCATCAGTGGGGCAACTTTTACTATTACAAAATGCAGACAATAAG TGACATATATTTCATTGGAGGTTTTGGCACTGTTGCTTGGTTAGATGTGAAAGAATACGAGGCTCTCAAACCTGATAAGATTGCGACTGATGGTGGGGAGCAAAGTTTAAAG GAACTTAATGCAATGTACTCAAAGCCTTTGAAAGAGCTTTTATCAACCGAAATAGAGGTAGATGATGCAGCTCTTATATCAATTGATAGCAAAGGTATTGATATACGAGTTCGACAAGGTGCACAG TTCAACATCCAGAGGATAGCCTTTGAGCTGCATTACAGCGTAGAAACACTTGAAGAAGCCAAGGAAGCGATTAGGAGGATATTAGGCAAATCAAGATGGCATGCCAAATTTTAG